TGCAGTTGGATTCTGACCCTTGTCACAGACATTGCTCCAACCAACTCTTTTAACCCTTGTCACAGGCACCGCTCCAACCacttttcttttgtcatttgaCATATGACATGAACcttgaattattttgaggttcatatatgatatatcagcttttaattttgttatgtcatttgtttttttacttcaatataacatttttttaatggcaatgCATCTTATGGTTCATAATAAGATTCAATTCATGATTTGAATCTCGATCTGATAACTATGGTCTGGGAAATTTAGTTCTTCTTAGACAGATTAGACCATTTGGTTTTTCATCTAATACATAGTATTGTGTTGTTGCAGCATCAAGTATGGAATCCAACAGTGTCGGATTATCACAGAGATGACAACAAGAATGATAAGCAAGATGATGGTCCAAATGATAGTGAGAACGAGGAGGAAGAGGAGGAAACAATTGGTTTTAGTGTAAAAAATGCAGTGTTGTTTCCTCCAGAGGTTGAGAAAGGTAGATGGCCAGAAGACTATTCCCTTTCTGATCATGCAAGACTAACTGTAGTGTTCTCACCAATAACATTGACATGCTCTCACAACATGTTTTCTTGACAAAACTTGAGAATACTCTTGTTTAGGTTTTAGTGTTCATGATTTCTGTAAATTAATAACACAGAAGAGTGAGTGAAATGATAGAACTATCATAACAGGGCAATTTGAAGGTTTACAACTATAGTATTCTCGATTCTCATACATACCTTGTATTACTGATGGCATTTATTGTATGAAGAACTAGTTGTTTCTTGTCAcagatttttcattgattgagTTGTAGAAAGAACAATTAAGGTTAGAACTGCTTATAAATCCAAAAGAATTATATAAACATTCTAAGTTAACAAAAtggcaatttaaagtaaactaaaatcgtaatgatataaaaaaaatagatggacAAGAATCATTAGATTGAACATATTTGTATGTTTGGAGAGGTAAGCCGCGTATTTCAGATGatataaatcacatataagATTATTTGTTAGCAAAGCTCATCTTCAAATTTGAGGTTAATACTTAATACCCATGCTGAACAGCTCCTGAGACAATAACTTAGCTCCATATGGAACATTGGCCACTACAATGTCATCGGCTGATTCGCAGAATCGGCAATAGGGGCCTCGTATTTTTGCCCCCACCGGATACCGGTCACAAGATCACATTGATTACTAAAAATGGATACGGTCGTAGGAGTGGTATGGAGAGGACCTCCCAGACGGGCGCGTCCCAGGTTGTGGATTATCCTTAGGACGAGTACACCAGGATGAAGAGCAGTACCGGCCAGAACAATCTGAGCACCATGAGCAGCCTGAGGAGCACAACGCACCTGTAGACCCGTCAGCACCGGATGCTTTTTCCAGAGGCCCTTTCGATCTTTCACTGCTACCGTCATTCGGTAAATACGTCGCTTGCAAGATTTAGAGTCACGAATGTGTGGTCAAGACATCATtcgataaaagtatattttttaacaGTTAATGTATTTTTGCTttgtgttaatatattttttaacggTTAAACACGTcggttaatatatatttttaacggttttttgtttttgtattttagaGTCACAAATGTGTGGTCAAGATTGTCGGACATGGGAGGAAGATTGATACACTTACATGCCCAAGAATGCGTTTTCGACTGGTTCTAGAATCCAGTTAATGGATCCGGTTTTTTCCCACTGCTTCAAACGTGTGTTCAgaataattgaaaaaacaatgaaaagtatttaaaaagtataaaagtTGTGAGATAACTAGTGGGACTTATTTCGAGTTCTTAAGAACTTGCACcattgaaatgaaaatttgCTAAAACAGTTAAAGTTGATGTGATATGATATGGCCTACATCAAAAAGAAGTTAAGCATTTTTAATTTAGTTGCAGCACTGAAAATGCTCTACAAAACAAAACTACTTCTAACTCCAATGAGCATATCAGTTATCCTCTAAGAAAAAAGTGGCATAAGGTGATAAAAAGTTATGCAGATTGATTGGAATTGAGTTTAACTTGACTTTCACATTTTTAATGACAATTGAAAAGTGCCTTTCCTACTTTCTTTCCATTATTTTTCTTCCCGTCTTTCATTGGCTTTTAGGCTATAATGCTAAAAAACATAACCTCAAAGCAGGGTCATTTCTGTTGactagaaaatagaaataacaaGCTAAGAACAATAATGAGAGATAAGGACAAAAAATAATGGTACGTGCAATCTATGAAGCAATGACACAGACTGCGAACACCACATTGACTCATCTATACCGGTAAATtaattgagaaaattaaattattaaatgtaatcacatgtgtccgTGTCTTGTCAATAGTAGACAGTGGCATGTTTTGACACCAAACACGCCTTCAGTAGGAAGTGTCGGTGTTATATAGCATGCAATTCATAACCATCagcttaaaatcaaaatagCGATGATGAGGACAGCCACTGATAGAGATAATCCAAACATAAATTTACTAAAAATGTTTTAGAGTAAAACTGAAAATGTTTTAGAGATAATCAAAATAGTGATGTTGTTGTAGAGTTTTAATACTTAAAATGTTTTAGTACAAGATGAGATCAGAAGGTCTATTAGTCTAAAAGACTAAAACTGAATAACATGTAAAAATCTTAAAACAATAGAAGGCTAACACAGCACCATATcgcataaacaaaaaaaattaggatgcAAATATTTGGAAATGAATCATATACCTTTACAATGGTACATTACAGCATTGAAACTATCAGTATAAAGATCATCCAAGAGAAGATCAAAATTCCCCCAGGAAGACACTAGTTACTAAAGTATGGTAATCATTttactcatcatcatcatcctcataATCACTGTCTTCATAATCAGAATCTGATTCATCGCTCCTTGGTCGCATCAATGAATTCATGTCAAATGATGGTTCCATTTCCATCTCTTCCATATCGATAGTGTCATAGTCCATTCGTTGCTCAAATTTCTCATCAGAGCAATTAAGCATCCATGCCAGAGAACACTTCAGTCCTTTCTTAGTAACCATGTTATGCCTAGGTTTTATAGTTGACTCCAAACCATAAGTGAAGAATGCTGGGAATTCAACCAAATCTTCCAAAGGCCTTTCCATCTCACTTTGGAAGTAATCGAAGCTAAGTTTCATGATATCAATGTTTAAAGCAAGTAGTTGAGGGCACCCAACAATCATCTTCCTCATTTGATCCACAGAAAACCCACAATCCTTAAGAAAATCAACGTGCTTTAGCATAGGAGTGCTACTGAGGCTAACTACCTGCGGCATCTTCTCAATGATTAAGCCGAAATCCTCAGCATCCAAATCAAGCACAGAATTGAGCACACTTCTCTTATCTGCAAGCTTTGGCTCTAGGTCGGTTCCAATGATGTCAGGATACTGAGCAATTATAGAGGCAAGCGATGTCTCCCGAACATTAAACTCTTCGAGGGATTTGACGTTTGGCTTCACTTTCTCGTCCAAATCGAATCCAAGAATATAAGGTTGTGTCTCTATCAGTCTAGCAATAGCTAGCCTTGGAATACCCAAGCTTTCCAGATACTCCACAAAAGGCTTGATGACTCTACCAACCCGCATCCCCAAAATCTCCGGGAATCTAGTTAAGATACCTCCGAGTTCTCTTCTTCCAACACCGATTCCAATCAAATAAGCAACAGATGTACTCATGGTTCCCTCAAGTTTGAATCCCAACACTTCAGGATACCTCTCAAGAACACGAGGAATATCATCCGGCTTGATATCCATCCCCTGAAGATACTTGACCACCGGCACAAGATCCACAACCACACTAGCATGAAGCACTTGTGGATATGTCCGCAAAAACTGCGTGATCGTGGATTTCCTTACTCCCAATTTACCAAGGTAATCAAGCACAGGAACCATATTCTTCTTGACACTACATCCCAATACAAGAGGATAGTTGTTAATGTCTTCAATCGTAAGCCCCAAACTATGAAGAAAATCAACACGCTCCTTCATAACATCAACAGTAACAGGAAGTTCAAGACCATCCAGCTCATCAGGAACAATGCCGATTCCTCGCAAGAACTCATAAACAACTTTGCGCAACGTCGCTTTATCTTTCTTCATTTCAGATAAACTCGGACGAGCATAACCAGCATACAAAGATGATGCCCCTCTCCGTTTCCTTTGAATTTCGCCAGAGTCCCGTTTGGATCCCTGCGAATCAGCAGCACTGGTCCTATAACTATCCGTCCTACCAGCAACAGAACATTGAAGCTTTGTAATAAACCTTATCTTCCTAATATAATTACATGGCAATTGAAGAGCTAGTGTAGCAGCAGTTAACTTAGAATGACCAAATGTTAGAATTGGCATTTCTGTTGGGGGAAATGGGAAATTGGGTTTTGTTATGGTACCAGAAAAGTTCATATTTTTAAGAATTGGGTACCATTGAATCTgcataataaaacaaaagggaaTCATGTTAAAGACATGGTTGAGACATAGTTGAAGATAATTGAAaccaacataaaataaaaattaaaactttgaacaaacaatgaaattaaACACTGAAAAGAAAGAAACCCAAAATTTCATTGGTTTGGATAGAATCATTGAACACTAAAAAATTTCTGGGAAATAACAATCAttgtttgagagagagagagagagagagagagagaaagagagactTACATAGAAAGGGAAGTGAGAAGGgtgtgttgttgaattgaagTTGGGTCCTTTGGTTCTTCGATAAACAATGGATAACACAAACTGGGAGAGGGTTTTTCTGCACTGTTTAGTGTTTATGTTGGGAAAGATTCGATTTCGTTTGAGAAtgaataataatgtttttttaataaaaaataaattgttttctcATTTTTAAAGAACATGATATTTATAGATTTAgtctttaataaaaatatatattcttctttAGTTCTTAAtagaaattaaaacaacattttgctcaaaaaaataaaaaaaaacatataaatgtGAGCATAGTATATATAATAGCCaggatttgaattttgaatttccacttattcatcttgcAGATGAAATTTTATCAGTATatcacttgacaaaaaaataaatattaagacAACATACGTTTATAGTCAATATTAGATATTGAGGCTAcggatataaaaaaaaattaaatactccCTTTGTCTTTCTTTATAGGAATAGTTTACAAAAATTGCATgtatttagaaaaatatttgatgtaatatatttttcataaatgaaTGTTAATTAGTATTAGCAAACTATATTTTATCTATAGAGATATTTAACgttaacttttcatatttcaatgtatattaataatattaatgaagGGTGTGTTTAGAAGTATAAAAAGTAATAAACACATCTAAAAATTTGTAGATAATCTTATATTTAAagacaacactttttttttataaagtaatcTTCTAAAAATGTTTAGAGGGAGTAGAAAACATGTACtttttaagaaacaaatatTGATTTGACTTGTGTAAAGAAAACGAAGTGAAGAGTAGTAAAAGTTGATAAGAGTAATAAAATATTctatgatattatataaagaTCGGTACACTGAGAGTTAGTTATCGTGGGTTCGATCCTCGACGCCTGAAGTCTCTAACTTTATATAGAGATTGATGGGATTATGTGGTTGAGCCTATATATACTCCAACCTTCCCTCTTTTTTCATAACTCTTTGCCACTCACACTTACTTtacaaccaaaaacaaaaaagaaaacaattgagAAGAATGAGTGATCTACAGATTCAACAAGAATCCATGATGATCCCTCACAAACTGTTGGAACATTGATGTGatgttggatgaaaaattggaagattaaacaccaagtaattatactttgatttaatgttgtgtgaattgaaaaaatagagtgtgagGGTCctacataaaatagaacacacacattagtagtgtttaaattgtggtatttaattttaaatacttgataatgataaaaacaatagtaattattattttattcgagaatatcactttccataaatttagcttatggtgGTTGAGATAAGAATAAtactttaattattattatatttcattcattcaaatccaatattttgtttcctccacttttgtggatttgtttcttttgattctatccacaagtgttgttgaactgatcaatggataaactccattttaatcttatccattagagtaactgttgccgcaatttttgctaaaacagttacagaatctctatataaatCGAGGACTCCACTTAGTTCAaaacacaccgaaattcacagttgatgcttcctgtgtttttcctctcttctccctccttcgacttgtgttgacaagtccttcttctttttctactcctttctgtcccttcggaattaagagtgttcttaagaccatagtcccttttcggtttaatgtcccttcggaattaagaatggtcttaaaacATTGTCCCTTCGATAATATATGTCCCTTCAGAATAAAGagtacttttaagatcatagtccctatttggaagaacaatgtcccgtcggaattaagaatgatcttaacggtatatatcaaaagtatttcaatattttttatttgaggagAAATAgtggtatcaccatatttgagtggtcgtagTACCATATTGATAGTTTGGAGAacttaaagttagaatggtgttaacaccatatttgagcgGTCTCAGCACCATAACAGAGtggtaacaataccatattaaagtggtttcagtattaaagagtggtcttagtaccatatttggaggtgtaattctcgaacgattttctacagtgcagtagttaatcGAACAGTTGTAGTtgggcttgttttatcctggaggcggcgtggttgatagtctgccttgcacaattttgggcagtgccacgaaacgtcttaaagagagcgacctggtcgtgactcaacctagtaacaacttcggtagataatagaatttggaaattcaaatacaacagtttggaaatccaaaaacaacacaaacagAAACAAAGCATGATTATTCCAACATCATCAAtgcttcatcatcatcacactCACAACAACTCTGTCAAACGTCgttcaccatcatcatcttctgCTCACCAACTATCATCCAATAAGCATTCTTTCAACGCAAGCAATCTCACCCGTAATGGCTTCTCCACCATTACACTTCCTTTCAGTCTCCGTGGGAATGCTCTTAGCTGCTGTGTCTCTGATCCATGCACCTTGCCGGATCAATCCATGCCGGTAAAAGGGCTGTCAACTGCTTTGCAGCCTCTGCCTCCGATCAGTAGATGTATATCTGAAGTTATTGATCCTTCTAAGGTTAAAGAAGCAGTTGCTCTTTATTTGAACTCTTCTGAAAGAACCACCCCTGAATCTGATTCAATGGTATGTGTTGAAAATTGTGTTTCTTGCTAAAAAagtaatctattttttttttaatttggaatCTTGGTTTTTCATTGATATTTGTAGAGGCTTAAAAGGATGAAGGATCGGTTAAAAGAAATGATGAAAGTGTGGGATGAAGTCATGGAAGAcgaggaagaaaatgaaaaagaacaagaacaagatgaAGAGCACTCTCTTGACTCTCTTGTTGCTGAAGATGAAAATGTCATATCTCAGGTATATGTCTTGAATCTTCGACTGTGATTGTCTTTTCTATTGTAATCTTCAATGTACTTTTGGTTCTTTAATTGTTAGTTGTTACTTAAAAGTTATGCTCataaatttataagttttttttcatatttatatgtATATCTTAGTTTCACTTGCATAATTATGTAGGGTCCGGGGGTTATGGGAAGGTATTGAATTTGATCATAGTTGCACTTGTAATCATAGTTTATGTGTAACAATTTTAACAACTCAATTATGCAGGATCATGGAAAGTAGCAGTGTTGTCAAGCACTATAGCCGTTATTTGACAACAATCTGTACTAAATCGCGTATCATAGACTAATAGTGTTTGGTTCTACTCACACCTGCATAACTGTGTAGATAGATGGTTATATCAGAATATCTGCATAAATAATGTAAAAAGACTACTTGATCAACTGTGTGTTGTGCTTCCCTTCAGTGCATTTTTCCATTGGTTTTTCATTTACTGAATCTAGGTAAGGTAAGACTAAATACTCAACTTTCTAGAATTCATTGCGTTTTCTATAAACATGAGTTCAGTGCATTGTTGTTTCATACTGAATGAAttcatttatgattttgtaGGATGAATTGGGAAATGATTATGAAGAAGCTGTCAGTGTAGAATGGATTGATAAGTGTTTAAGCCTTACTTTCAGGTGCCCATGTGGCAAGGGATATGAGATTCTAATATGTGCAAACAATTGTTACTACAAGTTGGTCTAGAAGAATCATTATGTTTAATTGATTCTTTGGGGAtggatcaattttgtttatattctgATTTAGTTTGGAAAAGTCTTGTCTGTTTTCAGTTGTAGCAGCATTTAGTCACTAGAAGAACCAATTTATATTTGTACATCCCTTacatttgttttgtaaataaCTTGATATGTACTATCTCAACATTCTTTGAACTTAATGAATGAAAGTATTTTTATAACATCTATTATCAGTTTAATAATCTGTCTGAAATAGTGTTATTAATAATGAATTGTTTCATTGCCTTAAGGTATTAGTGCCTTAAGACACTTGACAGCATAGTTGGATTAATTTGACAACTatatataggtttttttttatataaaaaaaaaaaaaaaaaaaaaaaaatcaaagtatgGGGTGCAGAAGGTGAACCAACTGCAacaccctatatatataaaaataaaaaggaaacaaGAACACAAGAGAAGGGGGGCTAGACCAAAAAATTCTCAAACGATACAAGATAAAACAAACGCAAGACAAAAGACAAACCTagaaaaaaacaatacaaaaaaagcaaaacaaacaaaaaggaaaagaaaaagcaaaagaaacGAGAAGAACCCAAAGAAAGACCAAGAATCAATCCAGTAACCTGCCTTTAGATCGAGTATTATGAACCTGAAAAcccttctgcttcttctttttcGTGGCCTTAGACACCACTTCAGTGAAGGGCTCTTCTGTGGCAGCAGAACGATTCTTCAAATATATGATTGCCGCCTCTCTATCTTCCTCATCAGTGTAAACCCGAGGCACTGTATTTCTAGAATCATTTCCTTTCGAAAGATGTTGTTGCAAGATCTCTAAGTCATGAGCAACGTTTGGATTTAAAATCTCATCAGAAATAGTCATAGTAGAAGGAAGTGAATCACACCAAGATGGGGAATCTTGATTGTAGTCCAAATTAGTGAGAGTGTGACTCCATGGACCGACAATGCGC
Above is a genomic segment from Medicago truncatula cultivar Jemalong A17 chromosome 5, MtrunA17r5.0-ANR, whole genome shotgun sequence containing:
- the LOC11426226 gene encoding transcription termination factor MTERF4, chloroplastic, producing MNFSGTITKPNFPFPPTEMPILTFGHSKLTAATLALQLPCNYIRKIRFITKLQCSVAGRTDSYRTSAADSQGSKRDSGEIQRKRRGASSLYAGYARPSLSEMKKDKATLRKVVYEFLRGIGIVPDELDGLELPVTVDVMKERVDFLHSLGLTIEDINNYPLVLGCSVKKNMVPVLDYLGKLGVRKSTITQFLRTYPQVLHASVVVDLVPVVKYLQGMDIKPDDIPRVLERYPEVLGFKLEGTMSTSVAYLIGIGVGRRELGGILTRFPEILGMRVGRVIKPFVEYLESLGIPRLAIARLIETQPYILGFDLDEKVKPNVKSLEEFNVRETSLASIIAQYPDIIGTDLEPKLADKRSVLNSVLDLDAEDFGLIIEKMPQVVSLSSTPMLKHVDFLKDCGFSVDQMRKMIVGCPQLLALNIDIMKLSFDYFQSEMERPLEDLVEFPAFFTYGLESTIKPRHNMVTKKGLKCSLAWMLNCSDEKFEQRMDYDTIDMEEMEMEPSFDMNSLMRPRSDESDSDYEDSDYEDDDDE